Genomic DNA from Bemisia tabaci chromosome 2, PGI_BMITA_v3:
aggtttaaatgacagatcaatcgatacatcgcaatgcacgccacgccactgcctctgTGATCACTTTTCTAAGTTTTTACTGTCAAAAATATCACGGGAAAGAAGGAGAATTCCGGTTCCGTCAAtcattttcagaatttaatAATATACCTGGAAGAGGGTCCTCGATGAGTACCGCGAACTTCCAATGGTGTCAACGCTCATTCGAAGAAGTGAAATTTCTTCGAATGCTGCAAAATCTGTTTTGAGAAAGAATGGAATAAGactttcaaaaacttttaagacttatatacactgaaaaaaaaagttatggctGAATGAATGGAGATACCTCCGTTCCTGGCTAAGAGGCCGAATGTTCtgagtgctggagccgtagcttcgactgttCTGGGTTCAGTTTCGCCGGAGGAACGGTTACCACACCTgcaactttcggcctctaagtCCGGAACAAAATGTATGTGTATATGGCGCGTAATTACAGCTTCCAgagaggatatttttttttcataacacttaaaactcaaaattctaACGTTTTGACAACACGTAAAGCTTCCAAGCCGGGGTCTGGATGTAGTCAGCCTCCAAAACTTACGTAGGATTATATTATCATAGAATGCGTTCATCTTAATGGACAGCATATCAGCAATTAGTTTGTTGTCTTTTAAAATCTTACCGAAGATCCAAATTCGATACGTGCGAAAGCAGACATGCCGGAATAAAgggaagaaaaattcaaaaaaatgagcTGTGCAAGGCCGAAAGTTTAGGAGTATACCTTGCTTTGACCGACCCGTTTTTAAGTCAtcctaaaattaacaagaaacaTTTGGACAACGTTTTGTAAGAAAGAAttatattttgtgacatttttatAAACAACACAAATGTGATCATGcaaataggtgcttttatgactGAGCCAGATATGGTGTAGTActttactgcaaaatgcagttcgtTCGTGCGGCCGCAAATTTAACTGATACACGTCGATCAAACTGAAGTTCCTAAGTTTGAAGTCCAccatttcgttttgattcggtGTCTCCTAccatcaaaaggaactatctctaTTTTTACTTGGGCCATAAGACCCATAAGGATACGTTCATAGTAGGGCCCATGGCACATGAagatggttccttttgattgaaatacATCCAATCGCACGGCCGATGGACTCGAGAATATTTGTGCTCAGAAGTGAGTTTCAATAATTAATTGGAGGGGAGGACCGAATTCGTTTTCCAATCGTCGGACCATCGAGAGTAATTTCCGTTCCGTCCGAAAGCAGATTATCAGTCTGCAGATTCCTGTAATCTGGCGCGTGCCAACTTCCTGCGCGCGGAAAAGCTCGTCGAAAAATGTATGTCATCGACTTTGCCAAATCATTCAAGGATCAAATATTCAGAAGGCTCAGGAGAGGGGAAAAATCGTCTCCCGTTATCGCTATACCCGAGCTCCGGGCCAATCAGGGAGGAGATTGTTAAACCACTTTGATTTCGGGTGGAATTCAATGACCGTGTCATAAAGCCCGTGTTCGGTGCTGAACCGTGTCTAATGTCGTTTCTTGAAGGTTGATTTTGTCATCGGTGCTATTGCTATACATacttagagaattttgtttgacCATTGAAACCTAGGCGTGCTGAccagtggcaattttgcaagttggcaacaccgtcTTTCTTCCAttgaaatgtatgtaaaataatcgattcttgttgaggCAGCTGCCTCACCTAAAAGCGATTTTTggaatggatttaaatgaaggataGAAACAGTGCAACCAACTTGCAATATTACTACTGGCGTTGACAGGTAAAGAGAGAGTTATTACACCTTCTCATTCACATTCAGTCAATAAGTGACATCCGTTTCCCTAATTTTCAACATGAAGGAGGGGTTTAAGGGaggtttttgggcccaccctgaataTCCTTGACTTTACGATTAAAAAATCGTGAGGTTCATCGGAGGTCCCTATTTAAATGGATACagcatgatttggtcattttctaTCTCTTTTTGGGTCTATTACTGGCCTACATATGGAAATGAGCCGATTTGGgcaaaaattgaggattttttcgCATTCAACCAAAAACCCTCAAAACCTGCATCTCTCGTCAGAATCAGCCTTTAGATGACCTAAGTTTAGGCCAGTGATATACCCGAAAAGAGACCGTAAATGGCCAAATCAACgagtattttgtaaaaattaggccttcaatgagcaaaaaatcgtagagttgaggaaattcaggatGGATTAAAAAGTGTCCCTTGTCTGTTCCCCTCCTTTCTATTGAACCTTCGTAAAATTGATATCATACTAACCTGTATAAATACTGCTAcacttcaaaaatcaatttcttacaaaaatgtgTATAATATACGATAATTATCACTTCTCAAAGACACAACTTTGGTAACAGCACAACGTAGCGGCAGGTTTCTTTCCCAGATCACTGAGATTCACCTTAGCTTTCCGTACAAAACTCCGTTCTACCTCCAACATTTGCCTTACAGCCTTTCCGAGGGAAGTATCCGTGGATATCTTGTCTTTGGACAAATTTTACGACGGAAACTCATAAATCTCTCGGCTTATGGCATCAATATCGGTTCCGTTGTTTGTGCAACAGTAGCCGGAGCTGAGATCGGAGCACCAGCAGGGATACCGCACAGTGGGACGAGGCATTGTGGAGAGGTCGCACAagcaatttttcactaaaaactCCACATTTTATGTTTATTTGCACCGTGTaaagcgaaaaggaaccaaaccacatcagctatttccaaatttaatcgggcaaatTAATTTTGCACATGAAGACGGcttgcggatttttgtgtaaatttcattgaattttctgcgtagtgcgaagcaaattccttaaaatttttaaaggaatccatGCAAACgtattctctcgtaaaaaattaaattgccaggTTAAATTTGCCAATggctcatgtggcttggtttctctctgctaaacgcggtccatccTGTCATGATAAGAATTTTAAGGAGTGTTCCGTAgaagaaattttacgagaaaacctcTTTCAAACTCCTACGTCTTATACTAACGAAGATATACTTAAGCTTCTTCCACTGAGTCCAACTTCCTCCATTGACTCGCTCCCATTGTgcggtcggggggggggggggggggcaagcgGCGAGGACAGGACGTCGAAAAGAGGCGGAGAGAAGAAACAAAAACAGAATTGAGATTTCTTGCACCGAGGCATGAGATAATATCGGACTTATGTAAATCACTGCGCGTGCCTGCGCAGGGCGCCGTCTTTAAAAAAAGCGCCGCGCGCCACCGTGGGTATTCGATCCGCGAGGCAGCATTAGTGACAGGCTAGGAAACCGAATGACACATGCTGCCACCACCTTTTCTATTCATGCGGATCCGTTGCCAAACCTTATCCAGCTCAAAGGACTCGCTTTTCTGCGCACGTGTGAGTGTTTTTGGATTAAGGTGGCTCCTCAGAAATTTGGAGAAAGATTCGTTGTTTcacccacgaaagaacgtaactatatctcaatgttgccaaatttccttccgcGAATCGCATTTTTACCAAAAGAATCCAGGGAATTTCTAGCAGAGAATTTaaccaattttttctctgatcttgtgcgaaaatcaaaaataatttggaCAGCAACTGCACGGTTTACGTTCTCgtttgaattgtttgagtcaatttggcaaccttgaaatggaggtAGGCTCTTTCGTAAAGGAAACAATGGTTATGAAATTAGGATATAAAATGGACTAAATTTCGcaattacaatttctggcacAGTTAAGAATCAAAGTATGTGCAATTAATTTCTCTATGCCTGtacgtgtttttacgaatgagccaaaaatcgtagttcccgattgcaaaatgcattccaatTAATTTTAACCGCAATGAGTATAAATAGTAAAGGCAATTAACTACTTGTCTATACTATGGTTTTATAatctgaattttgagtttaacgGCGCCATTAGGTCTCATTTCTGTTTGAATAAGTCATATGTGCGAACACGTATTCGTATGTTCTTGCAAACTTTAGTGAATTAACTTATGGTGGTGAGAGTGTCGACATACGACCAGACTTAGAAGCCGAATTTTTCCTAGCTCAATGTCCGTGGGCCTTGACGGATCCAAATTTATATATTATTTCTCTGAAACCTTTGGGAAATTATGGAGCATTACGGCGATCACCACTGGAAAAATGACAACAGTGTTGTGTTAGTTCCTCCACCGCGCCTGAGCCTTCAGGTGGGAGAAAACAAATTTCCTTCGTCGATTTTCTTTGCAATCGCTACTCAAAACAAATCTCCCGTGTTTTCCCTTCCTTCTCGGTCTCTCTTGGAGTCAAGACTCATGAATACGCAATTCGGAAAAGGGATGAAACAGAGAAGGAAAAAGCAACCCATACCGAAAATCATCCGTTCCATTCCTGTGAAActaaagaaatttaaaatgcgatttGTTAAATTAGAGATAACTACTATGCAAAATGTATACCTACATTTACATACTTTCCCAACATACACTCGCACCTAATGAATGTTCTATTCCGCGGACGAATCATTTTGCGGGTGGTGTAAAGGGATCGTACACTTGACTTTCGAACAAATGTGCCATTAAGGGTCTCAAAACTTATCCGCAAAATTTTCCACCGGTAACGTTTCCGCACAATCATTGAATTCCGTAAATCACTCATCAGCGATTGACTTTTATGGCGATAACGTTTTCGGAAATCACACTATTGGCCAACGCTGCAGCAACTCTGTTAGTTTTCGAGGTATCTTATATAGTCAACGCAATTAAAGTTACAACACAAACATCCCCTAGGGACGAATGAATAGTTGCCGCCAAGTGTTCCAATTGAGAAAGCCGAGTCGCCTGCAATCTCGTGTATATGCAATACGGACGTCccttgaacacgaatagttgtatccaggcgttgcTATTAAAAAcgccggagcgccttcaattgttgcGCTTCGCAATGACGGAATGAGTTATGTCGCTGCATTTATCGTGTCGGCATGTTGAATGATGTGTCTCAAGGTTTTTTCCTCCTCCCCCTACCGAACTGAATCCAGGATTCGGCTTTGAAATCACGAGGTGATCCCCTGTTGGAAAACTTCATTGTATGTGTGCGCAGTCtcaacatcaaaattaaaaactaaatcaaaattaaattcgGATTTGTGGTTTTCCTTTCATTAGTTTGAAAAAATCCGAGTTTTAAACCATCGCAAAGAATCAAAAGTCTGAgaaaattcttcatttaaaaCATTAGAGGCACGGGGCTTTAATGATATTGGACaattaaatgaataaaacagAGGCTACTTTTTGCAGGAGTATATTACCTGATTTTAATTAGACCTTACTTTTTTGTCAATTTCCCATTTCACTTGCATTTAAATCTTCTGATTTAAAATAATTGAGACGCATCATATTGCATGAAATAATTACTGCCCGTATATTTTGTaattaacagtgttgccaactatTATGATTGGCGAAAATTCATTGGCAAAAACGCTAATTAATATTTGCGGCAAAGTTGCAGAAAGAAAGTGTGCTCGCGGATACTTGACTTTCCCATACTGAGTTTTCACTCATCTACTTTGTTAAAttgtcacctttcggccaaagtagcacaagtgccatgcgccgttaaaacatttccgccgctattttattcttttacaaagaaattgttcaacggagctgtccgaaaatttcactgaatttcatcgacagcacaaagaaaattcagtgaaattttcggacagctttgttgaacaagttctttataaaaaaataaaatggcggcggaaatttttgaacgtcgcatggcgcttgtgatactttgaccggaaggagACGAAAGTCAATAAAAAAGTCAATAAAAACTACAATAAAAATGTTacgttggaattttttttaaaaaaatggagcaAATGACCCTCAGTCTCATAAGATAAAATAGATCCTGAAAAGCCGTCCTTTTCGTTACTTCAGTTTCGAGAGacttgtttcatattttcaacatTCCGGTTGAATTGGTGGATCATCAAAAAACTTATATTCAAATTTTGCGATGTCTTCCGGTACAATCCCGGAGGGAGTATACTTCTTCTTCGCTTggctttttgaaaacttccatccTTTCTTGGTGCTTCCTGCTGAGACTTTGGGTCTATCAATGGACTTTCCAACAGTTTTTGCGTCCATCAAAATATTCAGCCGATGAAGAGCGCGGAAGGACCTCTGTAAAAACAACCGTGTCATACATTTTACAGTTAAATAACAACCATTTAAGTCGTAGAGGATGTATCTACGTTGGGTGATTTGGAAAAGCATTCCAACGGTCTACATAATGTCCGCCTTTTTTCATACTAGAAAGAATGACTCCTCCTTTTTCAGGACAagattaatttttaagtaagaATTTAGATgtagatttttcttttaaggtgattcgatggacgccataatttgtgtcagaacgacatgcgatgtatcgcatcaattagttccattttctcggctacttgtcattttttcgaattttgagattgcaattctgttgtcaggagactaaacaactcacttaccaattttgacaaacaaattcaacgtaatataggtgtggttttttcagagagaaaatatcgcattcgatactatATTGacactgcactcgaatgcgatattttctctctgaaaaaactacacctatattacgttgaatttgtttgtcaaaattggtaagtgaattgttagtctcctgacaacagaattgcgatctcaaaattgaagaaaaatgacgagtagctgaaaaaatagagacaatggtgagatatatcgcatgtcgttttgacacaaaatatggcgtccatcgaatcaccttaatgtgtTTAAAGGCAGGCTCAAAAGAATcaagaaaattgagattttgctcAAAAGGCATCAAAGAGTACCTGTGGGATGTTTTCGGCGTCGGAAATGACATCGGGTAGGAACGGCAATTCTTTGATCCTCGTTTCAATGCCCGTTGAGGTAGGATTTTCGAGCTGAATCTCGAAGAGTTCCTTCAAAACCTCTTCATTGATACTACTCGTGCTATTGTCGGTCCCGAGTGATCTTAACCAGGCGCAGAACTTGGACGCAATCTGAAACAGTCGTCATCGTGCTACATAACACAAAATTATAACAGTAACGTGTAGCGCATAACCCCTGAGGCGAGAAGCGTATTGGTCGAccatactgccatgccaagaaagaacgccgtatgagccatcaggcgttgccatatttccttcgaaaaacaacgaattcataggaaaatttgtgaatatttctcctccgatttctCGAAggattttgctcaaaatttgatctaaaagtctgaaaatttcaaggaaaaatattcatattgttcttccaaaccaaaaaatttcaataaaaaaattacatattttttccttttcgaaAAGTGTATATAAAGAGCGGAGATTCGTAAGGTCACAATCGCGGAGGTACTTTCGCATTTTCCGACTCCAGTTATcgatcagtggtgtggcgtgttttgcgatatatcgattgatctgtcatttaaaccgatggaaaaggatcgattaacagggtgtttgcagcgaacaccttgataatcgattctttaccacggattcaaatagggaaatttcgataatcgatcattcacgccacgccactgttatcgATGCGTATGCAGCCTTTTAAATATACATTAGACGGTAAACCTCAGTGTCTGACATTCCGCATTTTCCCGCGCACTGCGAATAATCGGCGCGCGCCCTTGTGACGTAAGGACGTGTCTCaattttgacgtgagccctgtcttACATATAACAGTGgcgtcgcgtgctttgcgatatatcgattgttatgccatttaaaccatggaaaaggatcgatacacagagtgttcgcagcgaataccttactaatcgattctttaccgtaggtttaaatggcataacaatcgatatatcgcaattcacgcaacgccactgtCATATAaagccatgctttctggggctcatgcggaaatcaagGTAAGCCTTTACGCCAGCAGAGCGACGTAATGTAAGTCATCGTACTCACATGACTTAGCGTTAACTTGATCTCCCTCCCCCATCCGTGTTCGTTGATACACGGTATTgtgttgaaaataatttatcGCCCCTCCTCCCCTCATGATATATATTTTGATGACGTCGGAGCTCACCATGTTTGAAACGTATAATCCCCGTTCCATCAGAGGCATTTTGAGAACGGCTTGCTCCGTGATGACTTCTGGGGGTTTCCAAATGTTGGCTTTTTCCGGGGGCTGGCGGATGAATCTCAAGTACGGGTTACACTGGTTCCTCGGCAGGCCCGTGAAAGATGTAGCGCTGTCCATGATGCATAGACAACAGAGGTGCTCTAAAGTATGAATCGGACGTGTTTGCGCAAAATAGTTGAAGACTTATCATCAATAACGTGCTAAGtgccaaaaaatggaaaacggAGTTAGCACTGGAAATGCATGCTATGCGCCATTGACAACATAGGGCAAAGCGTGCTAAGTGCCATTGGACTTCGTTGCAAATCGTTGCAATGGCACTTAGTACGCTTTACCCTATGTTGTCGATGGCACATAGCATGCATTTCCAGTGCTA
This window encodes:
- the LOC109039531 gene encoding uncharacterized protein, with product MRKNDDAFLLPTVQHQINFRSSFLLFDKKILSLTQPREYRSLLPEAAFYSRQLLEHLCCLCIMDSATSFTGLPRNQCNPYLRFIRQPPEKANIWKPPEVITEQAVLKMPLMERGLYVSNMIASKFCAWLRSLGTDNSTSSINEEVLKELFEIQLENPTSTGIETRIKELPFLPDVISDAENIPQRSFRALHRLNILMDAKTVGKSIDRPKVSAGSTKKGWKFSKSQAKKKYTPSGIVPEDIAKFEYKFFDDPPIQPEC